Proteins from a genomic interval of Pelosinus sp. IPA-1:
- a CDS encoding BofC C-terminal domain-containing protein, translated as MLSFKKFNKRYALLCASLLLAIGISVYYVSYLSFLDKDNLIIPQETEVSKQDSKIKINADTDIVQKITYLKCNDEEILQTKPTENLVGLNIYQLKKVYQGWEIDKFDTNEVNMTLKVDSYCREHANNVFIGVHDGHVAVFYGKPGYKPIVKETTSIQVNKLMPQDVEDLQHGMVVQSKEELLRTLEGMQSR; from the coding sequence TTGCTATCATTTAAGAAGTTTAATAAAAGGTATGCCTTACTATGTGCGAGTTTACTTTTAGCAATAGGAATATCAGTATATTATGTTAGTTATTTGTCCTTTTTGGACAAGGACAATCTAATTATCCCTCAAGAAACTGAGGTTAGTAAACAAGATAGTAAAATTAAAATAAATGCTGATACAGATATAGTGCAAAAAATTACTTATCTAAAGTGTAATGATGAGGAGATTTTGCAAACTAAGCCTACTGAAAATCTAGTGGGACTCAATATCTATCAATTAAAGAAGGTTTATCAAGGTTGGGAAATTGATAAATTTGATACGAATGAAGTAAATATGACACTTAAGGTTGACAGTTATTGCCGTGAACATGCGAATAATGTTTTTATTGGTGTACATGATGGACATGTAGCTGTTTTTTATGGAAAACCGGGTTATAAACCGATTGTCAAAGAAACTACTTCCATCCAGGTTAATAAGCTAATGCCGCAAGATGTTGAAGATTTGCAACATGGTATGGTTGTTCAATCGAAAGAGGAACTATTGCGAACTTTGGAAGGAATGCAGTCAAGATAA